The following coding sequences are from one Streptomyces sp. NBC_00536 window:
- a CDS encoding lysylphosphatidylglycerol synthase transmembrane domain-containing protein: MIRDQEETDVTAKEQGVSPPESSPDGAPGPPGDGPPDDGRTTADGTARADGAAGSARPHAPGAHAPDADTPGADTPGPDAEARGSLDITLTAATADRVEGDEPLLAARVHRPSDLVRLLVGILGIAVVLAIAAFAHGTTVGLEADINKGTGQAPDVLIKVAGLVSSIAILLVPVAFAIERLIKRDGLRIADGVLAAVLAHGVTLAIDLWVSRAAPGTIQEALTRPTGIGDVLTDPVHGYLAPVIAYMTAVGMTRRPRWRVALWAVLLLDAFAMLVGGYTTPFSIILTVLIGWTVAYGTLYAVGSPNVRPTGQNLLAGLRRVGFQPVSATRAEVPEGPEGKEVSEQSDRGRRYHVTLADGPPLDVTVVDREQQAQGFFYRVWRRLTLRGITTRRSLQSLRQALEQEALLAYAAIAAGANAPKLIATSELGPDAVMLVYEHLGGRTLDQLADEEITDELSRNAWEQVQALQSRRIAHRRLTGDALVVDRFGNVILTDLRGGEIAAGDLVLRMDIAQLLTTIGLRVGAERSVASALEVLGPDAVADCLPLLQPIALSRSTRATLRRLARERSTREREAVLETSRLAKAQRDAEREADAAARRSSKAESKAESKAERKAEKRALDEALDEAREEDLLSQIRQQVLLIRPQAPVEPARLERIRPRTLVSFIAGAVAAYFLLSQLTQVDFATTFGSARWGWVGVVLAFSALTYFAAAMSLLGFVPERVPFLRTVCAQLAGSFVKLVAPAAVGGVALNTRFLQRSGVRPGLAVASVGASQLFGLASHILLLLSFGYLTGTENTTQMTPSRAVIAGLLTVAVLVLVVTAIPFLRKFVATRVRALFAGVVPRMLDILQRPQKLITGIGGMLLLTACFVMCLDASVRAFGGGEALSLASIAVVFLAGNALGSAAPTPGGVGAVETTLTLGLIAAGLEKEIAISAVLLFRLCTFWLPVLPGWISFNYLTRKEAI, translated from the coding sequence GCACGACGGCGGACGGCACGGCGCGAGCGGACGGCGCCGCCGGTTCCGCGCGCCCGCACGCCCCCGGCGCGCACGCCCCGGACGCGGACACCCCCGGCGCGGACACCCCCGGCCCGGACGCCGAGGCCCGCGGCTCCCTCGACATCACCCTCACCGCCGCCACCGCCGACCGGGTCGAGGGCGACGAGCCGCTGCTCGCCGCCCGGGTGCACCGGCCCTCCGACCTGGTCCGGCTGCTCGTCGGCATCCTCGGCATCGCCGTCGTCCTCGCCATCGCCGCCTTCGCGCACGGCACGACCGTCGGCCTGGAAGCCGACATCAACAAGGGCACCGGCCAGGCACCGGACGTACTGATCAAGGTCGCCGGGCTGGTGTCGAGCATCGCCATCCTGCTGGTCCCGGTCGCCTTCGCCATCGAGCGGCTGATCAAACGAGACGGCCTGCGCATCGCCGACGGCGTGCTCGCGGCCGTACTGGCGCACGGCGTGACCCTCGCCATCGACCTCTGGGTCTCGCGCGCCGCCCCGGGCACCATCCAGGAGGCCCTGACCCGCCCCACCGGCATCGGTGACGTCCTCACGGATCCGGTCCACGGTTACCTCGCGCCCGTCATCGCCTACATGACCGCCGTCGGGATGACCCGCAGACCCCGCTGGCGCGTGGCGCTGTGGGCGGTGCTGCTCCTCGACGCCTTCGCGATGCTCGTCGGCGGCTACACCACCCCCTTCTCGATCATCCTCACCGTGCTCATCGGCTGGACCGTCGCCTACGGCACGCTGTACGCCGTCGGCTCCCCCAATGTCCGGCCCACCGGCCAGAACCTCCTCGCGGGCCTGCGCCGGGTCGGCTTCCAGCCGGTCAGCGCGACCCGCGCCGAGGTGCCGGAGGGCCCGGAGGGCAAGGAGGTCTCCGAGCAGAGCGACCGCGGCCGCCGCTACCACGTCACCCTGGCCGACGGCCCGCCGCTGGACGTCACGGTCGTGGACCGCGAGCAGCAGGCGCAGGGCTTCTTCTACCGGGTCTGGCGGCGGCTCACCCTGCGCGGGATCACCACCCGGCGCAGCCTCCAGTCGCTGCGGCAGGCGCTGGAGCAGGAGGCCCTGCTCGCGTACGCCGCGATCGCGGCCGGGGCGAACGCGCCCAAGCTGATCGCCACCTCCGAGCTGGGTCCGGACGCCGTGATGCTCGTGTACGAGCACCTGGGCGGCCGGACCCTGGACCAGCTCGCCGACGAGGAGATCACCGACGAGCTGAGCCGCAACGCGTGGGAGCAGGTCCAGGCCCTGCAGTCGCGGCGGATCGCGCACCGGCGGCTGACCGGGGACGCGCTCGTGGTGGATCGTTTTGGCAATGTCATCCTCACCGACCTGCGCGGCGGCGAGATCGCGGCCGGTGACCTGGTGCTGCGGATGGACATCGCACAGCTGCTGACCACCATCGGCCTGCGGGTCGGCGCCGAGCGCTCGGTGGCTTCGGCGCTGGAGGTGCTGGGCCCGGACGCGGTCGCGGACTGTCTGCCGCTGCTCCAGCCGATCGCGCTGAGCCGCTCCACCCGGGCCACGCTGCGCAGGCTGGCGCGGGAGCGCTCGACCCGCGAGCGGGAGGCCGTACTGGAGACCTCCCGGCTGGCGAAGGCACAGCGCGACGCGGAACGCGAGGCCGACGCGGCCGCGCGGCGCTCGTCCAAGGCGGAGTCCAAGGCCGAGTCGAAGGCGGAGCGCAAGGCCGAGAAGCGGGCGCTGGACGAGGCCCTCGACGAGGCCCGCGAGGAGGACCTGCTCAGCCAGATCCGGCAGCAGGTGCTGCTGATCCGTCCGCAGGCGCCGGTGGAACCGGCCCGGCTGGAGCGGATCAGGCCGCGCACGCTGGTGTCCTTCATCGCGGGCGCGGTCGCCGCGTACTTCCTGCTCTCCCAGCTCACCCAGGTCGACTTCGCGACCACCTTCGGGTCGGCGCGCTGGGGCTGGGTCGGGGTGGTCCTGGCGTTCTCCGCGCTGACCTATTTCGCGGCGGCGATGAGCCTGCTGGGCTTCGTGCCGGAGCGGGTGCCGTTCCTGCGGACCGTGTGCGCGCAGCTGGCCGGGTCCTTCGTGAAGCTGGTCGCTCCGGCGGCGGTGGGCGGTGTCGCGCTGAACACCCGCTTCCTGCAGCGGTCGGGGGTGCGGCCGGGGCTGGCGGTGGCGAGCGTCGGCGCGTCGCAGCTGTTCGGGCTGGCGAGCCACATCCTGCTGCTGCTGTCCTTCGGCTATCTGACCGGGACCGAGAACACCACGCAGATGACCCCGTCGCGGGCGGTCATCGCCGGGCTGCTGACGGTCGCGGTGCTGGTGCTGGTGGTGACGGCGATCCCGTTCCTGCGGAAGTTCGTGGCGACCCGGGTACGGGCGCTGTTCGCCGGGGTCGTGCCGCGCATGCTGGACATCCTCCAGCGGCCGCAGAAGCTGATCACGGGCATCGGCGGGATGCTGCTGCTGACCGCCTGCTTCGTGATGTGCCTGGACGCCTCGGTCCGCGCCTTCGGCGGGGGCGAGGCGCTGAGCCTGGCGAGCATCGCGGTGGTCTTCCTCGCGGGCAACGCGCTGGGCTCGGCGGCGCCGACGCCGGGTGGTGTGGGCGCGGTGGAGACGACGCTGACCCTCGGTCTGATCGCGGCCGGTCTGGAGAAGGAGATCGCGATCTCGGCGGTGCTGTTGTTCCGGCTGTGCACGTTCTGGCTGCCGGTGCTGCCGGGGTGGATCTCGTTCAACTACCTGACCCGCAAGGAAGCGATCTAG